The Candidatus Bathyarchaeia archaeon genome includes a window with the following:
- a CDS encoding endonuclease III, whose product MRLIKLNKRWMEEILETLKVHYGRSLVLKPSLTPFEMLIKTILSQNTTDLNANKAFNRLRERFKVEPKALARADLGIIRECIKVAGLGNIKAKRIKEVSMLVYSKFGGDLSSILSLPLKKARSTLIEMPGIGYKTADVILTFAGEKPIVPIDTHLFTVGMRLGVFNSKRKYEAARESLEKLIPAEKRAEAHLLLLAHGKAVCTAKRAWCSRCPISKLCMKIGVTKELMG is encoded by the coding sequence TTGCGGCTTATTAAGCTCAACAAGCGGTGGATGGAAGAGATTCTTGAAACTCTAAAAGTACATTATGGTAGAAGTCTAGTCTTGAAGCCGTCGTTGACTCCCTTCGAGATGCTTATTAAAACTATTCTCAGCCAGAATACGACCGACCTCAACGCTAATAAAGCGTTCAATCGTCTCAGGGAGAGATTCAAAGTGGAGCCTAAGGCTTTAGCGCGCGCTGATCTTGGGATAATTAGGGAATGCATAAAAGTAGCAGGCCTCGGCAACATTAAGGCGAAGAGAATAAAAGAAGTCTCAATGCTCGTGTATTCAAAGTTTGGCGGCGACCTATCGAGTATTCTCTCACTTCCTTTGAAGAAGGCGAGGTCTACACTCATAGAGATGCCTGGCATCGGTTATAAAACAGCTGACGTTATCCTTACATTTGCAGGCGAGAAACCAATAGTTCCGATTGATACTCATCTATTTACGGTTGGGATGAGGCTTGGGGTTTTCAATTCTAAAAGGAAATATGAGGCGGCGAGAGAGAGCTTGGAGAAATTGATCCCCGCTGAGAAGCGAGCGGAGGCGCATCTTCTATTGTTGGCGCATGGAAAGGCGGTCTGTACAGCCAAGAGAGCATGGTGCTCCAGGTGTCCAATCAGTAAGTTATGCATGAAGATTGGGGTCACAAAAGAGTTGATGGGGTAA
- a CDS encoding metallophosphoesterase family protein yields the protein MRILIISDVHSNLEALQAVFAEVRGVDMVFNLGDLVGYGADPNGVIELIKSLDVELISILGNHDYAVISGDIEGMNVHAAQAALWTRRVLSEENKVFLKQLELNKKLNLKGLGFYLVHGSPRNPLIEYVYPTFSREILASYLRETQASVLLLGHTHIPMRSEFNDPPGTVLNPGSVGQSRDGIPNASCALINLEEGQTGFQHIRVNYEVEKPANKILNAGLPSILAYRLYLGL from the coding sequence ATGCGGATCCTAATTATTTCCGACGTTCATTCAAATTTAGAGGCACTTCAAGCCGTATTCGCAGAGGTTAGAGGCGTGGATATGGTATTTAACCTCGGGGACTTGGTTGGTTACGGGGCTGACCCAAATGGGGTAATAGAGTTGATTAAGAGCCTAGATGTTGAGTTGATCTCCATCTTGGGAAATCACGACTACGCCGTAATCTCAGGCGACATAGAAGGTATGAACGTACACGCAGCTCAGGCAGCTCTTTGGACTAGGCGTGTCTTAAGCGAAGAGAATAAAGTCTTCTTAAAGCAGCTTGAATTGAATAAGAAGCTCAATCTAAAGGGGCTGGGGTTCTATCTAGTCCACGGCTCTCCTAGGAACCCCCTTATCGAGTATGTTTACCCTACCTTTTCGAGGGAGATTCTTGCCAGTTACTTGCGGGAGACCCAGGCTAGTGTTTTACTTCTGGGGCACACACATATACCTATGCGTTCTGAATTTAACGATCCACCTGGAACTGTGCTTAATCCTGGGTCTGTGGGCCAAAGCAGAGATGGCATCCCAAATGCAAGCTGCGCCCTCATCAACCTTGAAGAAGGTCAAACTGGATTTCAACATATACGTGTAAACTATGAGGTTGAAAAGCCTGCCAACAAAATTTTGAACGCGGGGTTGCCGTCCATCTTAGCCTACCGCTTGTATTTGGGCTTGTGA
- the arsM gene encoding arsenite methyltransferase, translating to MRDEEIKAKVRERYATAAREGRHIIVGGNCCQHFQDPVGRSAGYTREDFDWLPPTVTEVSLGCGNPTALAGLRDGEIVLDLGSGGGIDAFLAAKKVGPKGKVIGIDMTPAMVERARTNAERLGISNVEFKLGEMEKIPLENGTIDVVISNCVINLSPNKPQVFREIYRVLKPRGRIAISDMATNGPIPEVVQHLIGLWVGCIAGALNVREYEEMLRDAGFRDIKVTVNHTYTQSEIEQIAACCYNSKDTLTSTLISQLAGKISSVNVEAVK from the coding sequence GTGAGAGATGAGGAGATAAAGGCAAAGGTTCGCGAACGTTATGCAACAGCAGCGAGAGAAGGCCGCCACATAATTGTTGGCGGCAATTGTTGCCAGCATTTTCAAGATCCCGTAGGAAGGAGTGCTGGCTATACACGAGAGGATTTCGATTGGTTGCCCCCTACCGTTACCGAAGTATCCCTTGGATGCGGGAACCCCACGGCGCTGGCTGGTTTGAGAGACGGAGAGATTGTTTTAGATCTAGGTTCAGGCGGTGGCATTGACGCTTTTCTAGCTGCGAAGAAGGTAGGACCAAAAGGCAAGGTCATAGGCATTGACATGACTCCCGCTATGGTTGAGAGGGCTAGAACTAACGCTGAGAGGTTAGGCATCTCTAATGTGGAGTTCAAGTTGGGCGAGATGGAGAAGATCCCTCTGGAGAACGGGACAATTGACGTAGTAATAAGTAACTGTGTCATCAACCTCTCCCCCAACAAGCCTCAAGTCTTCCGCGAAATCTATCGCGTCCTTAAACCTAGAGGCAGGATAGCCATCTCAGACATGGCCACAAACGGGCCAATCCCAGAAGTTGTCCAACATTTAATTGGCCTCTGGGTCGGCTGCATAGCAGGGGCTCTAAATGTAAGAGAATATGAAGAGATGTTAAGAGATGCTGGCTTTAGAGACATCAAAGTAACTGTAAACCACACCTACACCCAGAGTGAGATAGAGCAGATAGCCGCATGTTGCTATAACAGCAAAGATACTCTAACCTCTACTCTAATTAGCCAACTGGCCGGAAAGATAAGCAGCGTGAACGTCGAAGCAGTAAAATAG
- a CDS encoding DUF99 family protein, translating into MEPVRFRSIKKELRIVGIDDGKPLPPTQSRSNLVGVIFRGGSWLDGLLRATIKTDGMDSTEKIVKMLKGSNHYGQIRIIMLHGLTFAGLNVVNLKQLCRRVERPAIVVMKEKPDYNRIEEAAKRLHDGEVKLKLLRDAGEPLPVVTKAGVPPIYIQAQGIGVEDAEKIVKLSSTHNSLPEPIRVANLIASMLKPKSP; encoded by the coding sequence ATGGAGCCGGTAAGATTTAGGAGCATCAAAAAGGAGTTACGGATAGTTGGCATTGATGACGGCAAGCCCTTACCGCCAACACAAAGCAGGAGCAATCTAGTCGGCGTTATTTTTAGGGGTGGAAGCTGGCTTGACGGATTATTAAGAGCCACCATAAAAACTGACGGTATGGACTCTACCGAAAAGATAGTTAAAATGCTTAAGGGCTCGAACCATTATGGCCAGATAAGAATTATAATGCTCCACGGTCTCACCTTTGCAGGCTTGAATGTCGTGAACCTTAAACAGTTGTGCAGAAGGGTTGAGCGACCAGCTATTGTGGTTATGAAGGAGAAACCTGACTACAATAGAATCGAGGAAGCGGCAAAGAGGTTACATGATGGAGAAGTTAAGTTGAAATTGTTGAGAGACGCCGGAGAACCGTTACCAGTTGTAACAAAGGCTGGCGTGCCCCCCATATACATTCAGGCCCAGGGAATAGGCGTTGAAGACGCTGAAAAGATCGTCAAATTATCATCTACTCATAATAGCCTACCTGAACCCATCAGAGTAGCTAACCTGATAGCTTCAATGTTGAAACCCAAGTCGCCGTGA
- a CDS encoding ribonuclease III family protein — MLVHGKSLREILLDRDLAKLGDVYLNFAYSLALSMKVGKPTGLRVSNTVLAGGIRKAGLRGLLPHRLSSHDIGSAGEALAVYGLLKGYITTEDLVSIIKECEDASEAFARIFEKIIKCEDGAGKI, encoded by the coding sequence ATGTTAGTTCATGGTAAATCTTTAAGAGAGATTCTACTAGACAGGGATTTAGCGAAACTCGGCGATGTATACCTAAACTTCGCATATTCACTGGCATTGTCGATGAAAGTGGGAAAACCTACCGGCTTAAGGGTTAGTAACACGGTTCTAGCCGGTGGAATACGGAAAGCTGGACTTCGAGGTCTCCTCCCTCATAGACTCTCAAGTCACGATATCGGCAGCGCAGGCGAGGCCCTAGCGGTTTACGGTTTACTTAAAGGTTACATTACTACTGAGGACTTGGTCAGCATCATCAAAGAATGTGAAGACGCCTCTGAAGCTTTTGCGCGGATATTTGAAAAGATTATTAAGTGTGAAGATGGAGCCGGTAAGATTTAG
- a CDS encoding RpoL/Rpb11 RNA polymerase subunit family protein — protein sequence MKVTIVKSSEKELKLDVQDANRALLHLLQKILLRNGGVEVAGYDFTHPLLKSAVLYIKTKGSETPLKALDEAAKELIEEAKDFEKLFLNALKEYRS from the coding sequence TTGAAGGTCACCATAGTTAAGAGTTCTGAGAAGGAGTTGAAGCTTGATGTTCAAGATGCCAACCGCGCCCTACTACACTTACTCCAAAAAATCCTTCTAAGGAATGGAGGCGTGGAAGTTGCAGGTTACGATTTCACCCACCCCCTCCTCAAGTCTGCTGTACTCTATATTAAAACAAAGGGCAGCGAAACCCCCCTCAAAGCTTTAGATGAGGCCGCGAAAGAGTTGATAGAAGAGGCGAAGGATTTCGAGAAGCTTTTCTTAAACGCTTTAAAAGAATATAGAAGCTGA
- a CDS encoding exosome complex RNA-binding protein Csl4, with translation MRDSKRHGQFVSPGDKLGVIEEFVPGVGTYVMQNTIYSQLTGQVVLNIESREIRVTPKTKSPTIPRKGIIVVGEVLQTQDKVASVRIFKIGETYLNKPFNAILHISYASRYFTKSLQSAFRPGDIVRAMVLGDENLPYQLTTSDADLGVLQAFCSRCGAPLNLNRRQLVCSRCGNTEYRKISERYGKDA, from the coding sequence ATGAGGGATTCCAAGAGACATGGGCAGTTTGTCAGCCCTGGCGATAAGCTCGGAGTTATAGAGGAGTTTGTGCCAGGGGTAGGGACATACGTTATGCAGAATACCATCTATTCCCAGTTGACAGGTCAAGTGGTATTGAACATTGAGAGTAGAGAGATAAGAGTTACACCCAAGACCAAGTCTCCCACTATACCAAGGAAAGGCATAATAGTAGTGGGAGAGGTTCTGCAGACTCAAGATAAAGTCGCTTCGGTGAGGATCTTCAAGATTGGAGAGACTTACCTTAACAAACCCTTTAACGCAATACTCCACATCTCCTATGCAAGCAGATACTTCACCAAATCTTTACAAAGTGCCTTTAGGCCGGGAGACATCGTTAGGGCGATGGTGTTAGGCGACGAGAATCTCCCCTACCAGCTAACTACCTCAGACGCAGATCTAGGCGTCCTGCAGGCGTTCTGTTCTAGATGCGGAGCACCCCTGAATTTAAATAGGAGACAACTGGTATGTTCAAGGTGTGGAAATACTGAGTACCGAAAGATAAGTGAAAGATACGGAAAGGATGCTTAA
- a CDS encoding METTL5 family protein, protein MDCYALLTKRKELEFILSRVEPHLTPKLSLEQYTTPPRLAALLLYTAAYTFNDIVGKRVCDLGCGVGRLAIGAAYLGAREVLAIDLDKQAVYVAKRYAQKFGLPINWIVGDISIITGTVDTVIQNPPFGVRRRGADTRFLKKAFEIGEIVYSIHKSGENNRRYLAKVAEVNGRKVQVLFEAQLEIPYQFKFHRKPRYKVKVDIYRITR, encoded by the coding sequence GTGGACTGTTACGCGTTGCTCACAAAGCGGAAAGAGCTTGAATTCATCCTCTCAAGAGTAGAGCCACATTTAACTCCGAAGCTCTCACTCGAGCAGTACACAACACCACCTAGGCTCGCGGCTCTACTCCTCTATACGGCCGCATACACCTTCAACGATATAGTAGGCAAGAGAGTCTGTGATCTTGGGTGTGGAGTGGGAAGACTGGCTATAGGGGCGGCTTATCTAGGCGCCCGAGAGGTTCTGGCGATCGACCTCGATAAACAGGCAGTATATGTTGCGAAGAGGTACGCTCAGAAGTTCGGTCTACCTATAAACTGGATAGTGGGGGATATTAGTATCATCACTGGAACCGTTGATACAGTGATCCAGAATCCTCCCTTCGGTGTTAGACGGCGTGGGGCAGACACAAGGTTCCTAAAGAAGGCTTTTGAGATAGGTGAGATCGTCTACAGTATACATAAAAGTGGGGAGAATAATAGAAGATATTTGGCGAAGGTTGCTGAAGTGAATGGAAGAAAAGTGCAAGTTTTATTTGAAGCACAACTGGAGATCCCATACCAGTTCAAGTTTCACAGGAAACCCCGCTATAAAGTTAAGGTTGATATTTACAGGATTACACGGTGA
- the dph2 gene encoding diphthamide biosynthesis enzyme Dph2 — protein sequence MTFDLKTSEVVASVVEKSARKVMLQLPDGLKRYGLEVAETVEKETGATVYLSADPCYGACDLPTEEAKRLGVDLIVHYGHTPFTKQITSNIIYVPVKAKVELSEVVEKALHLLAGYSNIGLITTLQHVGDLKLVEAMLRKCGKEVRIGQPGDHAEYPGQVTGCDYTAAKTIEQSVDAYLYIGGGIFHALGVALAVKQPVIIADPYLGEVRDLTALRQKVINQRKAAIRRLVQARIVGVIVGTKTGQFNCDNAEVIRKELTTHGKKVTLLTMREITPEAIDNFPDIDVFINTACPRVGVDDPERYTRPIISYAEVLEAFKSGWTVTRCSQSGKSLNSSSQE from the coding sequence ATGACTTTTGACCTAAAGACCAGCGAAGTAGTAGCTTCAGTAGTCGAGAAGTCTGCTCGGAAAGTTATGCTACAACTCCCCGATGGGTTGAAGAGATATGGTTTAGAAGTCGCCGAGACTGTGGAGAAAGAGACTGGCGCCACAGTATACTTATCCGCAGACCCATGCTACGGCGCATGCGATCTCCCAACTGAAGAGGCAAAAAGGCTTGGAGTCGATCTGATCGTCCACTACGGCCACACCCCCTTCACCAAGCAGATCACATCCAATATTATCTACGTGCCTGTCAAGGCGAAAGTTGAACTCTCCGAAGTCGTCGAAAAAGCACTGCACTTACTGGCGGGATACTCAAACATTGGGTTAATTACAACCCTTCAACATGTAGGAGACCTCAAGCTTGTCGAAGCCATGCTCAGGAAGTGTGGTAAAGAGGTCAGGATAGGGCAGCCAGGGGACCACGCGGAGTACCCAGGCCAAGTTACAGGCTGTGACTATACGGCTGCTAAGACAATTGAACAGTCCGTGGATGCCTACCTCTATATTGGGGGAGGAATATTTCACGCCTTAGGCGTGGCCTTGGCTGTTAAGCAGCCTGTAATTATAGCTGACCCCTACCTGGGCGAGGTGAGGGATCTGACAGCGTTACGCCAGAAAGTTATTAATCAACGTAAGGCAGCGATAAGAAGGCTAGTTCAGGCGAGAATAGTTGGTGTGATAGTTGGAACTAAGACAGGGCAGTTTAACTGTGATAACGCTGAGGTGATAAGGAAGGAGCTCACCACCCATGGGAAGAAAGTAACACTGCTTACAATGCGTGAGATAACTCCTGAAGCGATAGATAACTTTCCGGATATCGACGTCTTCATTAATACTGCATGCCCGCGGGTAGGAGTTGACGACCCGGAGAGGTACACTAGACCCATCATCTCCTACGCCGAAGTACTAGAGGCGTTCAAATCAGGGTGGACTGTTACGCGTTGCTCACAAAGCGGAAAGAGCTTGAATTCATCCTCTCAAGAGTAG
- a CDS encoding 50S ribosomal protein L16, with product MEGFTLKGRNYRIGKGRAYTRKEYIHGAPQPKITKFTMGDTTGKFSHKLSLVSLKRVQIRHNALEAARVAVNKILSEKLGSAYILKIRPYPHIVLRENKMMAFAGADRLQEGMRRSFGKATGLAAQVEVGEPIIDVEVDAPGVDVAKRALNTGMSKLPTPCTIEIVTLHTPEKPAPTPHSTLELSTRVASLG from the coding sequence GTGGAGGGCTTCACATTGAAGGGAAGAAACTACAGAATCGGCAAAGGTAGAGCCTACACTAGGAAAGAGTATATTCACGGCGCCCCACAACCCAAGATCACAAAGTTTACAATGGGCGATACAACTGGCAAATTCAGCCATAAACTCTCACTCGTTTCCCTAAAGAGAGTTCAAATTAGGCACAACGCACTCGAAGCAGCCCGTGTGGCTGTAAATAAGATACTATCCGAAAAACTTGGATCCGCCTACATTTTGAAAATAAGACCTTACCCACATATAGTCCTCCGTGAAAATAAGATGATGGCCTTCGCAGGGGCAGATAGGCTCCAAGAAGGTATGCGTAGGTCATTTGGCAAAGCTACAGGGTTAGCAGCTCAAGTCGAAGTTGGAGAACCCATAATCGATGTTGAAGTGGACGCTCCAGGCGTCGACGTAGCAAAAAGAGCCCTCAACACGGGGATGAGCAAGCTGCCGACCCCCTGTACAATAGAGATCGTCACTCTCCACACCCCTGAGAAACCAGCCCCCACCCCCCACAGTACATTAGAGCTCTCCACACGCGTGGCCAGTTTAGGATGA
- the mtnA gene encoding S-methyl-5-thioribose-1-phosphate isomerase, with translation METIRWQNGVIIAIDQTKLPHRLTRLRLKSPKEVADAIREMKIRGAPLLGAAAALALAQAAYRSKAKNKKQLLQDLEEAAELIKSTRPTAVNLFHGVKVILDYARGLDGEDLSEVVRSIIDRCLRLLDEDAEVNMRLSKIGAALLSEKETVLTHCNAGAFATVQHGTALGVIIQAHREGKRVEVIATETRPLLQGARLTAYELSSEGVPVRIIPDSAAGLVMQRGMVGKVILGADRILATGHVINKVGTYMLAVLARENRVPFFVVAPTSTIDPASRVDEVIIEERPPEEILEFSGKRIAPKGVGAFNPAFDITPPKFVSAIVTEKGVSYPPFDELRVWVKA, from the coding sequence GTGGAGACGATTAGGTGGCAAAACGGCGTCATAATAGCTATAGACCAAACTAAACTCCCACACAGGTTGACTCGCCTCCGGCTTAAGAGCCCAAAGGAGGTGGCGGACGCTATCAGGGAGATGAAGATCAGGGGCGCTCCACTCTTGGGTGCGGCGGCAGCGTTGGCTCTCGCTCAAGCAGCCTACCGTTCGAAGGCTAAGAACAAGAAGCAACTGCTTCAGGATCTGGAAGAGGCTGCTGAACTTATAAAGTCTACAAGGCCCACAGCTGTGAATCTCTTCCATGGGGTGAAGGTGATCCTCGACTATGCTAGAGGACTAGATGGGGAAGATTTGAGTGAAGTAGTCCGCTCCATAATTGATCGATGTCTCCGCCTATTAGATGAGGACGCTGAGGTGAATATGAGGCTGAGTAAGATAGGGGCAGCTCTTCTTAGTGAAAAGGAAACGGTTTTGACACACTGTAATGCAGGTGCATTTGCCACGGTTCAGCATGGTACAGCTTTGGGAGTTATAATTCAAGCCCACCGTGAAGGTAAGAGAGTCGAAGTCATCGCCACCGAGACTAGACCTTTACTCCAAGGTGCTAGGTTGACCGCCTATGAGCTGAGTAGTGAGGGGGTCCCCGTTCGCATTATACCTGACAGCGCCGCAGGTTTGGTGATGCAACGTGGAATGGTTGGTAAGGTCATACTCGGAGCAGATCGCATACTTGCAACTGGGCATGTGATAAATAAGGTTGGAACATATATGCTCGCAGTCTTGGCGCGAGAGAATCGGGTTCCATTCTTTGTAGTTGCTCCAACCTCAACAATAGACCCTGCGAGCAGAGTTGACGAAGTCATCATAGAAGAGAGGCCTCCAGAAGAAATTCTCGAGTTTTCAGGAAAGAGGATAGCCCCAAAAGGGGTGGGTGCATTCAACCCCGCGTTCGATATAACGCCGCCAAAATTCGTTTCAGCTATAGTAACCGAGAAAGGGGTGAGTTACCCCCCATTTGACGAGCTAAGGGTGTGGGTTAAGGCGTAG
- a CDS encoding phosphoribosyltransferase family protein gives MYGVKFKVRSGNRSKRARGLMGMEVHSRDLEFRLMTIKMLHTVKKKHTYREISQWTKLPVTVLSRYVKGHVLPTSKRAKEIWAALQKVAGLEEQLASRIKFDEMGYFDNTQIIGDVLLLRLATQHAVSKFAGRRITKVLTAAVDGVPLATLIANSLDVDMVVAKKGKEVGVKDYIEETYVPTESGVIMTLYIPRDSLRRGDSVLVVDDIIRTGETQNALINLVTKTKGEVAGIFALIAVGKSWRENLNAPPNTAVEVLTEIEKRHGGTTP, from the coding sequence GTGTATGGAGTTAAATTTAAGGTTAGGTCGGGTAACAGGTCTAAGAGAGCACGTGGGTTGATGGGGATGGAAGTTCATTCAAGGGATCTTGAGTTCAGGCTTATGACTATCAAAATGCTTCACACAGTTAAGAAGAAGCATACTTATAGGGAGATATCTCAGTGGACAAAGTTGCCTGTAACAGTTCTAAGCCGATATGTGAAGGGACATGTCCTCCCAACATCAAAGAGGGCTAAAGAGATCTGGGCCGCCCTCCAGAAGGTAGCCGGCTTAGAGGAGCAACTAGCTTCCCGAATAAAATTTGACGAGATGGGCTACTTCGATAACACACAGATAATAGGCGATGTCCTATTACTGAGGCTGGCCACACAGCACGCAGTCTCCAAGTTCGCCGGCCGCCGTATCACCAAAGTACTAACTGCAGCAGTCGACGGAGTACCCTTGGCTACGCTGATAGCTAACTCACTCGACGTGGACATGGTCGTCGCCAAGAAGGGAAAAGAGGTAGGTGTAAAAGACTATATTGAAGAAACCTACGTACCAACCGAGTCTGGAGTCATTATGACCCTCTACATACCAAGAGACAGTCTCAGACGTGGAGACAGCGTTCTAGTTGTAGACGACATAATAAGAACTGGAGAGACGCAAAATGCATTGATAAACCTCGTTACGAAGACAAAAGGTGAGGTAGCTGGAATCTTCGCCCTAATCGCCGTAGGTAAAAGTTGGAGAGAAAACTTAAACGCCCCACCTAACACCGCTGTCGAGGTTCTCACAGAGATTGAGAAGAGACATGGCGGAACTACGCCTTAA